A window from Kribbella jejuensis encodes these proteins:
- a CDS encoding alpha-amylase family protein, whose protein sequence is MRLSETADVWWKNAVIYCLDVETFFDTDGDGRGDLRGVGQRIDHLAELGVTCLWLMPFYPTPDRDDGYDITDFYGVDRRLGTHGDLVELITLAKDRGIRVIADLVVNHTSDQHPWFQSARASRESPYRGWYVWRDQPPPDADKGVVFPDQETSLWQYDEAAGQYYLHRFYKYQPDLDIANSEVREEIERVIGFWAELGLSGFRVDAVPFLLDTAGAEDAANLPDPHDYLRELRSFLDRRQGQSMLLGEVNLPYPDVQRFYGTDGDELTMCFDFITMQRLYLSLARSDPAELVKALHERPDPPGRGQWAMFVRNHDELTLDKLSDAERQEVFDAFGPDKNMQLYGRGLRRRLPSMLGNDADRIRMVYSLLFSLPGTPVLFYGEEIGMGENLAAPDRHAVRTPMQWTAEVNGGFSTADPNDLPAPMVEGEFGPQNVNVAAQRRDRDSLFSWMKLLIRRYRECPELSWGTCTILETEAESVFAHRSDYDGGTIVAVHNFAPADTKVTLAVAGAGVGVRAVDLFADRTWEVREDGTMTVELPSYGCRWFRIVRPGDRYLV, encoded by the coding sequence ATGCGCCTGTCTGAGACTGCGGACGTCTGGTGGAAGAACGCCGTGATCTACTGCTTGGACGTCGAGACGTTCTTCGATACCGATGGTGACGGGCGGGGTGACCTCCGCGGCGTGGGTCAGCGGATCGATCACCTGGCCGAGCTGGGCGTGACCTGCCTGTGGCTGATGCCGTTCTACCCGACGCCGGACCGCGACGACGGCTACGACATCACCGACTTCTACGGCGTCGACCGCCGGCTGGGAACGCACGGCGACCTGGTCGAGCTGATCACGCTGGCCAAGGACCGCGGCATCCGGGTGATCGCCGATCTCGTCGTCAACCACACCTCCGACCAGCACCCGTGGTTCCAGAGTGCGCGGGCCTCGCGCGAATCGCCGTACCGGGGCTGGTACGTCTGGCGCGACCAGCCGCCACCGGACGCGGACAAGGGCGTCGTCTTCCCGGACCAGGAGACGAGCCTGTGGCAGTACGACGAAGCAGCGGGACAGTACTACTTGCACCGTTTCTACAAGTACCAGCCGGACCTGGACATCGCGAACTCAGAGGTCCGCGAGGAGATCGAGCGGGTGATCGGCTTCTGGGCCGAGCTCGGACTGTCCGGGTTCCGGGTGGACGCGGTGCCGTTCCTGCTCGACACCGCCGGCGCGGAGGATGCGGCGAACCTTCCGGATCCGCACGACTACCTGCGCGAGTTGCGGTCGTTCCTCGACCGCCGGCAGGGACAGTCGATGCTGCTCGGCGAGGTCAACCTGCCGTATCCCGACGTGCAGCGCTTCTACGGTACCGACGGCGACGAGCTGACGATGTGCTTCGACTTCATCACCATGCAGCGGCTCTACCTGTCGCTGGCCCGGAGCGATCCGGCCGAGCTGGTCAAGGCGTTGCACGAGCGGCCGGACCCGCCGGGCCGGGGGCAGTGGGCGATGTTCGTCCGGAACCACGACGAATTGACGCTGGACAAGCTGTCGGACGCCGAACGGCAGGAAGTGTTCGACGCGTTCGGGCCGGACAAGAACATGCAACTGTACGGTCGTGGTCTGCGCCGGCGGCTGCCGTCGATGCTGGGCAACGACGCGGACCGGATCCGGATGGTCTACAGCTTGCTGTTCTCGCTGCCGGGTACGCCGGTGCTGTTCTACGGCGAGGAGATCGGCATGGGGGAGAACCTCGCGGCGCCGGACCGGCACGCGGTGCGGACCCCGATGCAGTGGACCGCCGAGGTGAACGGCGGTTTCTCGACCGCCGATCCGAACGACCTGCCGGCGCCGATGGTCGAGGGCGAGTTCGGTCCGCAGAACGTGAACGTCGCGGCGCAGCGGCGGGACCGGGACTCGTTGTTCAGCTGGATGAAGCTGCTGATCCGCCGCTACCGGGAGTGCCCGGAACTGTCCTGGGGGACCTGCACGATCCTCGAGACCGAGGCGGAGTCGGTGTTCGCGCACCGCTCGGACTATGACGGCGGCACGATCGTTGCCGTCCACAACTTCGCCCCCGCGGATACGAAGGTCACGCTGGCCGTCGCGGGGGCCGGGGTCGGGGTCCGCGCGGTCGACCTGTTCGCCGACCGGACCTGGGAGGTCCGCGAGGACGGGACGATGACGGTCGAGCTTCCCTCGTACGGCTGCCGTTGGTTCCGGATCGTCCGTCCGGGGGACCGTTACCTCGTGTGA
- a CDS encoding NPP1 family protein produces the protein MPRRTLGVVLGTAALMITSAAIAYAEPPQHLPQNADGYEQSFSPAYDYDTDGCYATPAIGPDGTLNPGLNPTGALNGNCRDQSDLDNSQTYSREKCNNGWCAIVYASYFEKDQALPGSSLGGHRHDWEHVISWVDQATNQVEYVTTTQHSSQVTYTRSQVRFDGTHPKVVYHKDGASTHFFRLANSNDEPPENHYHTWRYPPLVGWNGYPSTSLRDTLMTADFGAATIKITDKDDRFRNLLNASKPSGIPFDPWS, from the coding sequence ATGCCCAGACGAACGCTCGGCGTTGTCCTCGGCACCGCCGCGTTGATGATCACCTCGGCGGCGATCGCGTACGCCGAACCGCCGCAGCACCTCCCGCAGAACGCCGACGGCTACGAGCAGTCGTTCTCGCCCGCGTACGACTACGACACCGACGGTTGCTACGCGACGCCCGCGATCGGACCGGACGGCACGCTGAACCCGGGGCTGAACCCGACCGGCGCACTGAACGGCAACTGCCGCGACCAGTCCGACCTCGACAACTCCCAGACCTACTCGCGCGAGAAGTGCAACAACGGCTGGTGCGCGATCGTGTACGCCAGCTACTTCGAGAAGGACCAGGCACTGCCCGGGAGCAGTCTCGGCGGTCACCGGCACGACTGGGAACACGTGATCTCCTGGGTCGACCAGGCCACCAACCAGGTCGAGTACGTGACCACGACGCAGCACTCGAGCCAGGTCACGTACACCCGTTCGCAGGTCCGGTTCGACGGTACGCACCCGAAGGTCGTGTACCACAAGGACGGCGCCAGTACGCACTTCTTCCGGCTGGCCAACAGCAACGACGAGCCGCCGGAGAACCACTACCACACCTGGCGCTACCCGCCGCTCGTCGGCTGGAACGGCTACCCCAGTACGTCGTTGCGCGACACGTTGATGACCGCGGACTTCGGTGCCGCCACGATCAAGATCACCGACAAGGACGACCGATTCCGCAACCTGCTCAACGCGTCCAAGCCGTCCGGGATCCCGTTCGATCCCTGGAGTTGA
- a CDS encoding TetR/AcrR family transcriptional regulator, whose amino-acid sequence MTASPQHHSSRSTKRQVIIDTAERLFAEHGYDATSTARIATEAGVPSGLVFYHFATKLDLLLAVVQERPAPSEVLRSAARGRTVRQRLRAVVAKMAEELENDRAVRIIVFREAQGRPEIASRAAEMFADASATVADVLADADDVVADRARVQTAAELVVSRVFLDTVALGQLEPATKRHAAMIDLIVETLTSTPG is encoded by the coding sequence ATGACCGCATCCCCGCAGCACCACAGCTCGCGCAGCACCAAGCGGCAGGTCATCATCGACACCGCCGAGCGGCTGTTCGCGGAGCACGGGTACGACGCGACCTCGACGGCCCGGATCGCGACCGAGGCCGGCGTACCGTCGGGGCTGGTTTTCTACCACTTCGCGACCAAGCTCGACCTGCTGCTCGCGGTGGTGCAGGAACGCCCGGCACCCAGTGAGGTACTGCGCTCCGCGGCGCGCGGCCGGACCGTACGACAGCGGTTGCGGGCGGTCGTGGCGAAGATGGCCGAGGAGCTGGAGAACGACCGTGCGGTCCGGATCATCGTGTTCCGGGAGGCACAGGGCCGGCCGGAGATCGCGTCGCGGGCGGCCGAGATGTTCGCGGACGCGAGCGCGACCGTGGCTGACGTACTCGCCGATGCCGACGACGTGGTGGCGGACCGGGCCCGAGTGCAGACCGCGGCCGAGCTCGTCGTGAGCCGGGTCTTCCTGGACACGGTCGCCCTCGGGCAGCTCGAGCCCGCCACCAAACGGCATGCGGCCATGATCGACCTGATTGTCGAGACACTCACCAGCACGCCGGGTTGA
- a CDS encoding GTP-binding protein LepA — MDRLGEEHPPIPLGGVDYTMKKPAVLAERFGPVLAYMTRVELEVERNVLELNILLPDPPEVDRHFYADVWMPQETRHGQILDKLQELLGVQPHEANLDEVSFSLKFLGALGKVPGVQDISRMLYYLTGLATERSAVLAYNKLHAGLVELGERAIAATVVAPIRRQEPGHFAYYQMAAQELWDQLSGWQKWLTRGLRKRTFEVVGAYNKLQVTQFGDVMDRLRLSNGGEAELRKYAQQVGRAEHELLWAHRRGLRVPDYVFKSLKRAAVLAAERKGEVWPAPQPS, encoded by the coding sequence GTGGATCGGCTGGGGGAGGAGCACCCGCCGATTCCGCTCGGTGGTGTGGACTACACGATGAAGAAGCCCGCCGTGCTCGCCGAACGCTTCGGCCCGGTGCTGGCCTACATGACGCGTGTCGAGCTCGAGGTCGAGCGCAACGTGCTCGAGCTGAACATCCTGCTCCCGGACCCGCCCGAGGTCGACCGGCACTTCTATGCCGACGTCTGGATGCCGCAGGAGACCCGGCACGGGCAGATCCTCGACAAGCTGCAGGAGCTGCTCGGCGTCCAGCCGCACGAGGCGAACCTGGACGAGGTGTCGTTCAGCCTGAAGTTCCTCGGCGCACTCGGAAAGGTGCCAGGCGTCCAGGACATCAGCCGGATGCTCTACTACCTGACCGGCCTCGCCACTGAGCGCTCCGCCGTCCTCGCGTACAACAAGCTGCACGCCGGACTGGTCGAGCTCGGCGAGCGTGCCATCGCCGCCACGGTGGTCGCGCCGATCCGCCGCCAGGAGCCCGGCCACTTCGCGTACTACCAGATGGCGGCCCAGGAACTGTGGGATCAGCTGTCGGGTTGGCAGAAATGGCTGACGCGCGGGCTCCGGAAGCGTACGTTCGAAGTAGTGGGTGCCTACAACAAGCTTCAGGTCACGCAGTTCGGGGACGTGATGGACAGACTGAGGTTGAGCAACGGCGGCGAGGCGGAGCTGCGGAAGTACGCACAGCAGGTCGGGCGGGCCGAACACGAGCTGCTGTGGGCCCATCGCCGGGGCCTCCGCGTACCGGACTACGTGTTCAAGTCCCTCAAGCGGGCCGCCGTGCTCGCTGCCGAGCGGAAAGGCGAGGTCTGGCCCGCTCCTCAACCCTCATGA